Proteins from a single region of Belliella baltica DSM 15883:
- a CDS encoding copper-translocating P-type ATPase: protein MEKHNHEHHKHHHHDDDHQKSQSSDDQTVNKSDHQHGHHDHHAMMIDDFKKRFWISLVLTVPILALSHMIQQLLGFELTFFGDQYVLFGLSTIVFFYGGWPFLKGLWDELKDKNPGMMTLIAVAITVAYVYSSAVVFGLEGMDFFWELATLIVIMLLGHWIEMKSVMGASKALELLVQMMPSEAHLVQGDDIKDIKVDELKKEDIILIKANEKIPADGTVVDGESHLDESMLTGESKPVKKSKGDPVIGGSVNGSQSIKVKVSKTGKESYLNKVITLVEEAQKAKSKTQNLANIAARWLTFIAIGAGTATLVTWISLGKPLDFALERMVTVMVISCPHALGLAIPLVVAISTAVSAGKGLLIRNRTAFENARKITAMVFDKTGTLTEGKFGVSRYESLSDDMNKNELLSFAASLEQQSEHPIAQGIVKAAKEAGLALKKVENFESLTAKGIQGKIDGQNWKVVSPGYLKENNINIPEQAGSDAAETIVFVLLEEKLIGFIALSDQIREESPKAIETLREKGMKLYMATGDNEKTAKAVSEKLGLDGYYSEVLPHQKVEIIKKLQKEGHFVAMTGDGVNDAPALAQANVGIAVGSGTDVAAETADIILVNSNPKDIANLVLFGRATYNKMIQNLAWATGYNAIALPLATGFIPGLVISPAIGAVFMSLSTVIVAINAQLLKRKMLL from the coding sequence ATGGAAAAGCATAATCACGAACATCACAAGCACCATCACCACGATGATGACCACCAAAAGAGCCAATCATCAGATGATCAAACCGTCAACAAATCAGACCATCAGCATGGACACCACGACCATCATGCCATGATGATCGATGATTTCAAGAAGCGTTTTTGGATTTCTCTGGTGCTCACGGTACCGATCCTGGCATTATCTCACATGATCCAGCAATTACTGGGATTTGAGCTGACCTTTTTTGGTGATCAGTACGTCCTTTTTGGGCTTTCTACTATTGTCTTCTTTTATGGGGGCTGGCCTTTTCTTAAAGGACTTTGGGACGAGCTAAAAGACAAAAACCCGGGTATGATGACCCTGATCGCAGTGGCCATTACCGTGGCTTACGTATACAGCTCGGCAGTGGTTTTTGGTTTGGAGGGAATGGACTTCTTCTGGGAGTTGGCGACACTGATTGTCATCATGCTGCTAGGGCACTGGATCGAGATGAAATCAGTAATGGGAGCATCGAAGGCTCTCGAATTATTAGTACAGATGATGCCGTCCGAGGCGCATTTGGTACAGGGTGACGATATCAAGGACATCAAAGTGGATGAACTGAAAAAGGAGGATATCATCCTGATAAAAGCCAATGAAAAAATACCTGCGGACGGTACAGTGGTGGATGGGGAAAGCCACCTGGACGAAAGCATGCTCACCGGTGAGAGCAAGCCGGTGAAAAAATCCAAGGGCGACCCGGTCATTGGCGGATCAGTAAATGGCAGCCAATCCATCAAGGTGAAAGTGTCCAAAACCGGGAAAGAAAGCTACCTCAATAAAGTGATCACGCTGGTGGAAGAGGCTCAGAAAGCCAAATCGAAAACCCAAAACCTGGCCAACATTGCCGCCAGATGGCTCACGTTCATCGCCATTGGTGCCGGTACAGCTACGCTGGTGACCTGGATCAGCTTGGGTAAGCCTTTAGATTTTGCATTGGAACGAATGGTGACCGTCATGGTTATATCCTGTCCACATGCGTTGGGTTTGGCCATACCACTAGTTGTAGCCATTTCCACTGCTGTTTCAGCAGGAAAAGGCTTGCTGATCCGCAACCGTACTGCTTTTGAAAATGCTCGGAAGATTACCGCAATGGTGTTTGACAAAACAGGCACGTTGACCGAAGGCAAATTTGGTGTCTCACGATATGAGAGCCTTTCTGATGATATGAACAAAAATGAACTGCTGTCCTTTGCCGCTTCGCTGGAGCAGCAATCGGAGCACCCAATTGCACAAGGCATTGTGAAAGCAGCGAAAGAGGCAGGCCTGGCATTGAAAAAGGTTGAAAATTTTGAATCGCTGACGGCCAAGGGCATTCAGGGCAAGATCGATGGACAAAACTGGAAAGTGGTCAGCCCCGGCTATCTGAAAGAAAACAACATAAACATCCCTGAACAGGCAGGATCTGATGCCGCAGAAACCATAGTTTTTGTGCTTTTGGAAGAAAAGTTGATTGGCTTCATAGCCTTGTCCGATCAAATCAGGGAAGAAAGCCCTAAGGCCATCGAAACGCTTCGGGAAAAAGGCATGAAGCTCTACATGGCTACCGGGGACAATGAGAAAACCGCCAAGGCAGTCAGTGAAAAACTCGGGCTGGATGGCTACTACAGTGAAGTACTGCCCCATCAAAAAGTGGAAATCATTAAGAAACTCCAAAAAGAAGGGCACTTTGTAGCCATGACGGGTGATGGGGTAAATGATGCCCCTGCACTGGCACAAGCCAATGTGGGTATTGCTGTAGGTTCAGGTACCGATGTGGCAGCCGAAACAGCCGATATCATATTGGTTAACAGCAACCCAAAGGACATTGCCAACCTGGTACTGTTTGGCAGAGCCACCTACAACAAGATGATCCAGAACCTCGCCTGGGCTACCGGCTACAACGCAATTGCATTGCCTTTGGCCACAGGATTTATTCCGGGTCTGGTGATTAGTCCTGCTATAGGCGCAGTATTCATGAGCCTGAGTACGGTCATAGTGGCCATTAATGCGCAATTGCTGAAAAGGAAGATGTTGTTATAA
- a CDS encoding DUF2911 domain-containing protein, with amino-acid sequence MMNKLIYTLALGLLIVSCQNKKGENGGHEHHQPEAATSTVDQSDNSKKSIPQEAHGNVGDAHVSVYYHSPAVRSRVIWGGLVPFDEVWVAGAHSATSIEFSKAIEIEGTTIPKGKYAFFTIPGQERWTLILNKNWEQHLADDYDQAEDIIRIEVTPETEMPLSERLTYTIEDKREGSGAIRMSWEKLSVSLPFKTD; translated from the coding sequence ATGATGAACAAACTAATTTACACACTTGCACTGGGATTGCTGATCGTATCCTGCCAAAACAAAAAAGGTGAAAATGGTGGTCACGAACACCATCAGCCGGAAGCCGCAACCTCTACGGTCGACCAATCGGATAATTCGAAAAAGAGCATCCCTCAGGAAGCGCATGGCAATGTGGGTGATGCCCACGTTTCTGTGTACTACCACTCACCTGCGGTTCGAAGTAGGGTCATTTGGGGCGGCCTGGTACCTTTTGACGAAGTTTGGGTTGCGGGTGCCCACAGTGCCACCAGCATAGAATTTTCCAAAGCAATCGAGATAGAAGGTACGACCATACCCAAAGGGAAATATGCATTCTTTACTATCCCCGGACAGGAACGCTGGACGTTGATCCTAAACAAAAACTGGGAGCAGCACCTTGCTGATGATTACGATCAGGCAGAGGATATTATCAGGATCGAGGTAACACCTGAAACAGAAATGCCGCTATCAGAACGGCTTACTTATACCATTGAAGACAAAAGAGAGGGTTCGGGCGCTATCCGCATGTCTTGGGAAAAGCTAAGTGTTTCCCTTCCATTTAAAACAGATTAA
- a CDS encoding PepSY domain-containing protein: MKRNRNYYIRKTHRYLGIFIGIQFIGWTVSGLYFSWTDIDEIHGDQFHHEHVTTHSPRNLISPAQLDSTIGISSLELRYINHQPHYWVNDSLLYNALTGQIKKGITETEAAEIAQNHLVKNLEILKTEWITETDNHHEYRGRPLPAWAVHFEHPENLTAYVDARNGNFERVRHSRWRWFDFLWMFHTMDYAGRDNFNNWLLRAFSVFGLFTVLSGFTLYAVSSKTFLKTTSKLKKNK; the protein is encoded by the coding sequence ATGAAACGAAACAGAAACTACTACATCCGAAAAACACACCGGTATCTGGGGATTTTTATAGGCATTCAGTTTATTGGGTGGACGGTCAGCGGCCTCTATTTCAGTTGGACGGATATTGACGAAATCCATGGAGACCAGTTCCACCATGAGCATGTCACGACCCATTCACCCCGGAACCTGATCAGTCCGGCACAATTGGATTCAACGATTGGTATTTCATCCCTTGAGCTTCGCTACATCAATCACCAACCGCATTATTGGGTCAACGATAGTCTGCTTTACAATGCCCTGACCGGGCAAATCAAAAAGGGCATAACCGAAACGGAGGCGGCCGAAATCGCACAGAACCATCTCGTGAAAAACCTGGAAATCCTAAAAACAGAATGGATTACTGAAACCGACAACCATCATGAATACCGTGGCAGGCCGCTACCAGCCTGGGCTGTCCACTTTGAGCATCCCGAAAACCTTACGGCCTACGTAGATGCCCGTAACGGCAACTTCGAACGGGTACGCCACAGCCGTTGGCGTTGGTTCGATTTTCTTTGGATGTTCCACACCATGGATTATGCCGGGCGGGACAACTTTAACAATTGGCTGCTCAGGGCATTTTCAGTCTTTGGCCTATTTACAGTGCTATCAGGCTTTACACTTTACGCAGTATCCTCTAAAACTTTCTTAAAAACCACTTCAAAACTTAAAAAGAATAAATGA
- a CDS encoding APC family permease, producing MEESYKKGSLSLLGSIALGTGVMIGAGIFALLGQVAELSGTWFPYIFVLGALISAFSAYSYIKVSNTYPSAGGIAMILKKAYGKSTITASASLLMALSMVINESLVARTFGSYTLQLFEVENKELWIPILGVALLVSAFLINISGNKLIGKSSQFMSFIKIIGILIFAIGALWAVGFSLEGLIPKAIENTDYSATSYIGALALSILAYKGFTTITNSGGEITEPKKNVGRSIIISLLICTVVYFMVAFAVNSSLTISEIIQAKDYSLAEAAKPAFGDFGLHFTVAIAIIATISGVIASIFAVSRMTAMLTDMELIPHSHLGMSGRIQKHMLVYVVFIAIILTIFFDLSRIASIGAIFYLVMDIIIHWGVYKYLRKEVKANGTIVLTAMVLDFIVLAAFLWIKASSDLLVLIVSASVMLLVFAGEKWFLSRADKSTQK from the coding sequence ATGGAAGAAAGTTATAAAAAAGGAAGTTTAAGTTTATTAGGATCAATTGCTTTAGGCACTGGTGTAATGATCGGTGCAGGAATCTTTGCATTATTGGGCCAGGTGGCTGAACTGTCAGGGACCTGGTTTCCTTACATTTTCGTTTTGGGAGCTCTCATTTCAGCATTTAGTGCTTACTCCTACATCAAAGTTTCAAATACGTATCCTTCGGCTGGGGGGATAGCCATGATTTTGAAAAAAGCTTATGGTAAATCAACCATAACAGCTTCTGCATCATTATTAATGGCACTATCCATGGTAATCAACGAAAGCCTGGTTGCCAGAACTTTTGGCTCTTATACCCTACAACTGTTCGAAGTTGAAAACAAGGAACTTTGGATTCCCATATTGGGTGTTGCTCTTTTGGTTAGCGCTTTTTTGATTAACATATCTGGCAACAAGCTGATAGGAAAGTCATCACAGTTCATGTCATTTATCAAAATTATCGGAATTCTGATTTTTGCCATAGGAGCTCTCTGGGCAGTGGGCTTTTCTCTGGAAGGGTTGATACCAAAAGCCATCGAAAACACTGATTATTCAGCAACCAGTTATATTGGGGCCTTAGCACTTTCCATTTTGGCCTACAAAGGATTCACTACGATTACTAATAGTGGTGGCGAAATTACAGAACCCAAAAAAAATGTTGGCCGGTCTATTATTATTTCTTTATTGATATGCACAGTGGTGTATTTTATGGTTGCTTTCGCTGTGAACTCAAGCCTTACAATCTCTGAAATTATTCAGGCCAAAGATTACTCACTTGCTGAAGCTGCCAAGCCTGCTTTTGGAGATTTTGGTCTTCATTTTACCGTTGCTATTGCCATAATAGCTACTATTTCGGGAGTGATTGCCAGCATTTTTGCAGTCTCTCGTATGACGGCTATGCTTACAGATATGGAACTTATTCCACATAGTCATTTGGGCATGTCAGGCCGAATACAGAAGCATATGTTGGTGTATGTGGTGTTTATCGCTATCATCCTGACTATTTTCTTTGATCTGTCCAGAATTGCTTCCATAGGAGCCATTTTTTATTTGGTGATGGACATCATTATTCATTGGGGTGTATATAAGTATTTGAGGAAAGAGGTGAAAGCCAATGGAACAATTGTACTCACAGCGATGGTGTTGGATTTCATCGTATTGGCAGCTTTCTTATGGATCAAGGCATCATCTGACCTTTTGGTTCTTATTGTTTCTGCATCTGTGATGCTACTAGTTTTTGCAGGTGAAAAATGGTTCTTAAGTCGAGCAGATAAATCTACCCAAAAATGA
- a CDS encoding multicopper oxidase domain-containing protein, translated as MNLRFYYILTISFSLLSLSTRAQNLTEKSVEGNTDNLPVREYAISINELAVNKAGKEVMGMAINGSVPGPTLTFTEGEYAVIYVKNEMDEETSIHWHGLLLPNFYDGVPYLTTPPIAPGETQKYEFPLKQAGTYWYHSHTMLQEQSGVFGSIVIHPKEETLAYDKELVIMLSDWTNEKPMNVLRFLKRGTEWYNWRKGTATPLNQVIARGALAAQLNFWRQRMESADIADIYYPAFLVNGEQIQEYPNFKPGEKVRLRIINGAASTSFWMTFGGEEPTLVAADGLNVEPVKRNKTFIAIAETYDFIVNIPESGKMEFRATAQDGSGTASAFLGQGEVLAAEDVPRPDKIGMMMQMAKMDMRMGAPALKFNPKKDDPQKMMENWGMQMKGDKNPDNDMPGMNMAGNKEEGSKMDHSGINMSNDKSSQMDSSSDPMADMAGMENMEMFSEYNYNYLKSPNKTVYEKDVPVNEILLNLTGNMNRYIWSMNGIPLSETDKIKIKERQITRITLNNLTMMHHPMHLHGHFFRVINENGDYSPLKHTVNVPPMQKVTIEFYGNEYGDWFFHCHLLYHMMGGMARVVSYDTPEDPRMKPFPISKLIHETNRFYSWGMADVASHNTTVNLTTSNIRNQFNLSMEYGWNQNLEAEFSYEYYLYDYLRVFGGINVENTTRNSLDDMKTIAVAGIRWFTPYMFNVDLRIDNELRPRIGIGRSLMIFPKLSIFGYYEYQIDAGLVNGLEAGQNYKEEIVWSAGAQYMLSKNFSLMTSYDNRFGAGGGLSVMF; from the coding sequence ATGAACTTAAGATTCTACTATATTTTGACCATTTCTTTTTCGTTGCTTAGCCTGTCTACGAGGGCACAAAACCTCACTGAAAAATCAGTCGAAGGCAACACTGATAATCTTCCTGTAAGAGAATATGCCATTTCCATAAATGAGCTGGCAGTGAACAAGGCAGGCAAAGAAGTCATGGGAATGGCCATTAATGGCAGTGTCCCGGGACCCACACTTACTTTTACTGAAGGTGAATATGCCGTAATATATGTAAAAAACGAGATGGATGAAGAAACTTCCATTCACTGGCACGGTTTGTTGTTGCCAAATTTTTATGACGGGGTTCCTTACCTCACCACTCCGCCCATCGCGCCTGGGGAAACACAGAAGTACGAATTTCCCCTGAAACAAGCCGGTACCTATTGGTATCATTCACATACCATGCTACAGGAGCAGAGTGGTGTTTTTGGCTCTATTGTCATCCATCCCAAAGAAGAAACCCTGGCTTACGATAAAGAACTTGTCATAATGCTATCTGACTGGACAAATGAAAAGCCCATGAACGTACTCCGTTTTTTGAAACGAGGAACTGAATGGTACAATTGGCGAAAAGGTACGGCTACCCCCTTAAATCAGGTTATTGCCAGAGGCGCTTTGGCAGCACAGTTAAACTTCTGGAGGCAGAGAATGGAAAGTGCTGACATTGCCGACATTTATTACCCGGCCTTTTTAGTAAATGGAGAACAAATTCAGGAATATCCCAATTTCAAACCGGGAGAAAAGGTTAGGCTAAGAATTATTAACGGGGCAGCTTCTACCTCGTTTTGGATGACGTTTGGTGGTGAGGAGCCCACTTTAGTTGCGGCTGATGGACTAAACGTTGAGCCGGTCAAGCGCAATAAAACATTTATTGCCATTGCGGAGACCTACGATTTTATTGTAAATATTCCGGAAAGTGGAAAGATGGAATTTCGGGCCACCGCTCAGGATGGTTCGGGAACAGCCTCTGCTTTTTTGGGCCAAGGTGAAGTTTTAGCAGCCGAAGATGTTCCCCGCCCTGATAAAATAGGGATGATGATGCAAATGGCAAAAATGGACATGCGCATGGGGGCTCCTGCCCTAAAATTTAATCCTAAAAAGGACGATCCCCAAAAAATGATGGAGAACTGGGGAATGCAAATGAAAGGCGACAAAAACCCGGATAATGATATGCCGGGTATGAATATGGCCGGAAATAAGGAAGAGGGCTCCAAAATGGATCATTCCGGAATCAATATGTCTAATGATAAAAGCTCCCAAATGGATTCGTCAAGTGACCCTATGGCTGACATGGCCGGGATGGAAAACATGGAAATGTTTTCAGAATACAATTATAATTACCTCAAATCACCTAATAAAACGGTTTACGAAAAGGATGTTCCAGTCAATGAAATCCTGCTCAATCTTACTGGGAATATGAACCGCTACATCTGGAGCATGAATGGGATTCCACTGTCAGAAACTGACAAGATAAAAATCAAAGAGCGGCAAATTACCCGAATCACCCTCAATAACCTGACTATGATGCACCACCCTATGCACTTACACGGCCATTTTTTCCGTGTCATCAACGAAAACGGGGACTACTCGCCCCTGAAGCATACGGTGAATGTACCCCCGATGCAGAAAGTTACAATTGAGTTTTACGGGAACGAATATGGAGATTGGTTCTTTCATTGTCATCTTCTTTATCACATGATGGGAGGAATGGCACGTGTAGTCAGCTATGATACCCCGGAAGACCCTAGAATGAAACCCTTTCCCATTTCCAAACTGATTCACGAAACCAACCGCTTCTATAGTTGGGGAATGGCAGATGTTGCTTCACATAATACAACCGTAAATCTGACCACCTCAAACATCCGCAATCAATTCAATTTATCAATGGAATACGGATGGAATCAGAACCTGGAAGCTGAATTTTCTTATGAGTATTATCTGTACGATTATTTGAGGGTTTTTGGAGGTATTAATGTTGAGAATACCACCAGGAATAGTTTGGATGATATGAAGACAATTGCCGTGGCTGGTATCCGGTGGTTTACACCTTATATGTTCAATGTTGACCTAAGGATAGATAATGAGCTTCGGCCTAGAATTGGAATCGGTCGATCGCTGATGATATTTCCGAAGTTATCAATTTTTGGCTATTACGAATATCAAATTGATGCAGGATTGGTAAACGGTCTGGAGGCCGGCCAAAATTACAAAGAAGAAATTGTATGGAGTGCCGGTGCACAATACATGCTTTCTAAGAATTTTTCACTGATGACAAGCTATGACAACCGCTTCGGAGCAGGGGGCGGATTATCTGTCATGTTTTAA
- a CDS encoding class I SAM-dependent methyltransferase, whose translation MEIFFPMMMLFLTRLTVVWYFTNWMMKPRPHCFREIYRVLKPGGKLIIGDWGKAKNRWMRMAFYTVQLLDGFKTTTANVKGLLPDYIREAGFSDVRETGFINTRIGSFCYYEGTKSLTIKNQI comes from the coding sequence ATGGAGATATTTTTCCCTATGATGATGCTGTTTTTGACAAGGCTTACAGTTGTCTGGTATTTCACCAATTGGATGATGAAACCAAGGCCACATTGTTTCAGGGAAATCTACCGTGTATTGAAGCCGGGCGGCAAGCTCATCATTGGCGATTGGGGCAAAGCAAAGAACCGATGGATGCGCATGGCCTTTTACACTGTGCAGTTGCTGGATGGTTTCAAAACCACTACGGCCAATGTAAAGGGTTTGCTGCCTGATTACATACGTGAGGCCGGTTTCTCAGATGTGAGGGAGACTGGCTTTATTAATACCCGTATCGGGTCATTTTGCTATTACGAGGGCACTAAATCGTTAACAATCAAAAATCAAATTTAA
- a CDS encoding membrane protein, with product MKNTLKAVVLVLFATATVSAHDGHKSKQDSTAQQADTVMNAHSTEEGHKDHTHTSEADSHDAHPQDAHHEKKVTADLADFPTIHPLIVHFAIVLLIVGALLAVVNIYFIKKELAWTAFALVLVGFIAAYLAGRNFHPHTHGLTEHAKLVLEQHDFWADWTINLGFIGLLLQGINLFIFQSKRWAMAIVAVVLLSAAYAVAQAGHYGAQLVHIEGVGPQGNFLELEHGH from the coding sequence ATGAAAAATACTCTAAAAGCAGTTGTACTGGTACTATTTGCTACAGCAACCGTATCGGCTCATGACGGCCACAAAAGCAAACAAGACAGTACCGCCCAACAAGCGGATACCGTGATGAATGCTCATTCCACCGAGGAAGGGCATAAAGACCACACCCATACCAGCGAGGCAGACAGCCATGATGCGCATCCACAAGATGCACACCACGAAAAAAAGGTTACGGCTGACCTTGCGGATTTTCCTACAATCCACCCGCTAATTGTCCATTTCGCTATCGTATTGCTGATTGTGGGAGCCCTTCTGGCGGTTGTCAACATCTATTTCATCAAAAAGGAATTGGCGTGGACAGCCTTTGCCCTGGTGCTGGTAGGTTTTATTGCTGCGTACTTGGCCGGCAGAAACTTCCATCCGCATACGCACGGACTAACCGAACATGCCAAGCTCGTGCTGGAACAACACGACTTCTGGGCTGACTGGACAATCAATCTTGGATTTATCGGCTTGCTATTGCAAGGAATCAACCTGTTCATTTTCCAATCAAAAAGATGGGCTATGGCTATTGTGGCAGTTGTGTTATTGAGCGCAGCTTATGCCGTGGCACAGGCAGGACATTACGGAGCACAATTGGTACACATAGAAGGTGTAGGGCCGCAAGGTAATTTTTTGGAATTGGAACATGGACATTAA
- a CDS encoding YybH family protein: MKTQAQQSDEINQVKQVLESYKQAIESLDTTGTGNLFVSQSIVVESGKVEGRYQDYLANHLGPELHHFESFKFSDYEVAIEVALPFAFATETYIYTIVISNDKSVIERKGVASSILKKENGQWKIWQTHSSARKPQTNH; this comes from the coding sequence GTGAAGACTCAAGCGCAACAGTCGGATGAAATTAACCAGGTAAAACAAGTCCTGGAATCATACAAACAGGCCATTGAAAGCCTCGACACAACGGGCACAGGTAATTTATTTGTATCGCAATCAATTGTTGTTGAATCAGGCAAAGTTGAAGGCCGATATCAGGACTATCTGGCTAACCACCTGGGCCCGGAGCTCCATCATTTCGAATCTTTCAAGTTTAGTGACTATGAAGTAGCCATTGAAGTCGCTTTGCCATTTGCCTTTGCCACTGAAACCTACATATACACAATTGTGATAAGCAATGACAAATCAGTTATTGAGCGAAAAGGTGTTGCCTCCAGCATTTTGAAAAAAGAAAACGGTCAATGGAAAATATGGCAAACCCATTCATCAGCAAGAAAACCACAGACCAATCATTAA